The Paramisgurnus dabryanus chromosome 3, PD_genome_1.1, whole genome shotgun sequence genome includes a window with the following:
- the rpl23 gene encoding large ribosomal subunit protein uL14, which translates to MSKRGRGGSSGAKFRISLGLPVGAVINCADNTGAKNLYIISVKGIKGRLNRLPAAGVGDMVMATVKKGKPELRKKVHPAVVIRQRKSYRRKDGVFLYFEDNAGVIVNNKGEMKGSAITGPVAKECADLWPRIASNAGSIA; encoded by the exons ATGTCTAAGAGAG GACGTGGTGGGTCATCGGGAGCGAAGTTCCGTATCTCACTGGGTCTCCCAGTGGGTGCGGTCATAAACTGCGCTGACAACACAG GTGCTAAGAACCTGTACATCATATCCGTCAAAGGCATCAAGGGTCGTCTGAACAGGCTTCCCGCCGCTGGTGTGGGTGACATGGTTATGGCCACAGTGAAGAAAGGCAAACCAGAACTCAGGAAAAAGG TGCATCCTGCGGTGGTGATACGACAGCGAAAGTCGTATCGGCGAAAAGATGGTGTGTTTCTATACTTTGAAGACAATGCGGGGGTCATAGTGAATAACAAAGGAGAAATGAAAG GCTCAGCTATTACAGGACCTGTAGCCAAAGAATGTGCAGATCTGTGGCCCAGGATTGCATCTAATGCTGGAAGCATTGCCTGA
- the LOC135768655 gene encoding brorin: MRSFTICLSFALQCFFLKISSEYSSKSDLEYEFGDYRGKFCIDDHGFVYGIGEVYYPGPTACPCTCTEDGPVCVRPKCPRIHPRCTRIRYKSCCPVCEAVSKVCVYGGKTYRVLEEFRLSACERCRCEVNREVYCSISGCPSLHCVNPVYEPNHCCPVCKSGPNCFAGNQVIPAGERVEIDGRMECFCTYQDGTWQTHPHATCEEREQPDNEATDTHETSKQMEEQEKEKKRVFSPRLDAIP; this comes from the exons ATGCGATCTTTCACCATATGCCTCTCATTTGCTCTCCAGTGCTTCTTTCTCAAAATCTCATCAGAGTACTCTTCTAAATCCGATTTGGAGTATGAATTTGGTGACTATCGTGGGAAGTTTTGTATCGACGATCATGGTTTTGTGTATGGCATCGGGGAGGTTTATTATCCGGGTCCCACAGCCTGTCCATGTACCTGCACTGAGGATGGACCGGTGTGTGTCAGACCCAAGTGTCCGCGTATACACCCGAGGTGCACGCGCATCAGATACAAGTCCTGCTGTCCGGTGTGCGAGGCTGTCAGTAAAGTTTGCGTGTACGGGGGGAAAACATACAGAGTGCTGGAGGAATTTAGG CTGTCTGCCTGCGAGCGCTGCCGGTGTGAAGTCAATAGAGAAGTTTACTGTTCCATATCGGGCTGTCCTTCCTTGCATTGTGTGAATCCTGTATATGAACCCAACCACTGCTGCCCCGTGTGCAAGAGCG GGCCAAACTGCTTTGCTGGAAATCAGGTGATCCCAGCTGGAGAACGTGTGGAGATCGATGGGCGGATGGAGTGTTTCTGCACTTACCAGGATGGAACGTGGCAGACGCACCCTCACGCTACCTGTGAGGAGCGCGAGCAACCAGACAATGAAGCTACTGACACCCATGAAACATCAAAACAAATGGAGGAGCaggagaaagaaaagaaaagagtgTTCTCACCCAGGCTGGATGCCATCCCATGA
- the gtpbp1 gene encoding GTP-binding protein 1 isoform X2, which translates to MASLTSSEPGFNPGNMGLPEPLVPASMFAPARGCSDDDGTDCFEDLEMFNGETVDHDFFSKLALVSPNGEQYDLLLRQLRERMDEGCGETIYVVGVGSDGGDYGLNEGDMEASVATVKSMCEQIEADLILLRERNEAGGQVRDYLIRRRVGEADFLEVRVAVVGNVDAGKSTLLGVLTHGELDNGRGFARQKLFRHKHEIESGRTSSVGNDILGFDQDGQVVNKPDSHGGSLDWTKICEKSSKVITFIDLAGHEKYLKTTVFGMTGHLPDFCMLMIGSNAGIVGMTKEHLGLALALNVPVFVVVTKIDMCPANILQETLKLLQKILKSPGCRKIPVLVQNKDDVIVTASNFSSERICPIFQISNVTGENMDLLKMFLNLLSSRSSFKDHEPAEFQIDDTYSVPGVGTVVSGTTLRGLIRLNDTLLLGPDPLGAFLSITVKSIHRKRMPVKEVRGGQTASFALKKIKRSSIRKGMVMVSPRLNPQAYWEFEAEILVLHHPTTISPRYQAMVHCGSIRQTATILSMTSDCLRTGDKATVHFRFIKTPEYLHIDQRLVFREGRTKAVGTITKLLLSTNNQPSNSKPPQIKMQSTKKATTVRKEDGVPPTNEEIATTESPTTQHNSTALPQQPKSGGRRRGGQRHKGKPQTNTTVTLAGAVGGC; encoded by the exons ATGGCATCGTTAACATCATCGGAGCCGGGTTTTAATCCAGGGAACATGGGATTACCAGAACCTTTAGTGCCCGCTAGCATGTTTGCTCCAGCCCGCGGTTGCAGCGACGATGACGGGACAGACTGCTTCGAGGACCTGGAGATGTTCAACGGCGAGACCGTGGATCACGACTTCTTCAGTAAG TTAGCCTTGGTCAGTCCTAACGGGGAGCAGTATGACTTGTTACTACGGCAACTGCGTGAGAGGATGGACGAGGGCTGCGGGGAGACCATCTATGTTGTTGGAGTGGGTTCAG ATGGAGGAGATTATGGCTTAAATGAGGGCGATATGGAGGCCTCGGTTGCCACAGTGAAGTCCATGTGTGAGCAGATAGAGGCAGATCTCATCCTTTTGAGGGAGCGCAATGAGGCCGGAGGACAAGTCAGAGATTATCTCATTCGCCGGCGAGTAGGAGAGGCAGACTTCCTGGAAGTTAG GGTGGCTGTTGTAGGGAATGTGGACGCAGGTAAAAGTACATTACTGGGTGTGCTGACCCACGGAGAGCTGGATAATGGCAGAGGCTTCGCACGACAGAAGCTCTTCAGGCATAAGCATGAAATCGAGAGCGGCCGGACCAGCAGCGTGGGCAATGACATTCTGGGTTTCGACCAGGACGGTCAGGTGGTCAACAAACCCGACAGTCATGGAGGCAGCCTGGACTGGACTAAGATCTGCGAGAAGTCTTCTAAGGTCATCACTTTTATTGACCTCGCTGGCCACGAGAAGTACCTTAAGACGACTGTGTTTGGAATGACTGGGCATCTGCCTGACTTCTGCATGCTGATG ATTGGAAGTAATGCAGGTATTGTTGGTATGACCAAAGAGCACCTTGGCTTGGCATTAGCCCTCAATGTTCCTGTTTTTGTGGTGGTTACTAAGATCGACATGTGTCCAGCTAATATTCTTCAAG AGACCTTGAAGCTCCTACAGAAGATATTAAAGTCACCGGGCTGCAGAAAGATCCCTGTGCTAGTGCAGAACAAAGATGATGTCATTGTCACGGCGTCTAACTTCAGTTCAGAGAG AATATGTCCCATCTTCCAGATCTCAAATGTCACGGGAGAGAACATGGACCTTCTCAAGATGTTCCTGAATTTGCTCTCCTCCAGAAGCTCATTCAAAGACCATGAGCCTGCTGAGTTTCAGATAGATGACACTTATTCAGTACCA GGTGTAGGCACGGTAGTGTCTGGGACTACGTTACGTGGGCTGATTCGGTTGAATGACACCTTGCTTCTGGGACCTGACCCCTTGGGCGCTTTCCTTTCCATTACTGTCAAATCCATTCACCGCAAGAGGATGCCTGTGAAAGAGGTCCGCGGTGGACAGACAGCTTCCTTCGCCCTGAAGAAG ATTAAGCGCTCATCAATAAGGAAGGGCATGGTCATGGTGTCACCAAGATTAAACCCACAGGCATATTGGGAGTTTGAAGCGGAGATACTAGTTTTACATCACCCGACAACAATCTCCCCTAGATATCAAGCCATGG TGCATTGCGGCAGCATCAGGCAGACAGCCACTATCCTATCTATGACCAGCGATTGCTTACGCACAGGAGACAAAGCTACTGTTCACTTCCGCTTCATTAAAACTCCAGAGTACCTGCACATAGACCAGAGACTGGTCTTCAGAGAGGGGAGGACAAAGGCTGTGGGCACCATCACCAAG TTGCTACTGTCAACGAATAATCAGCCGTCAAACTCCAAACCTCCACAAATCAAGATGCAGTCAACAAAGAAAGCAACAACAGTTAGGAAAGAGGATGGAGTGCCGCCAACCAATGAGGAGATCGCAACCACAGAATCGCCGACTACTCAACACAACAGCACAGCTTTACCACAACAG CCAAAGTCTGGAGGAAGAAGACGAGGAGGTCAGAGGCATAAAGGAAAACCACAAACTAACACCACAGTGACCCTCGCTGGTGCCGTCGGGGGCTGCTAA
- the gtpbp1 gene encoding GTP-binding protein 1 isoform X1 produces MASLTSSEPGFNPGNMGLPEPLVPASMFAPARGCSDDDGTDCFEDLEMFNGETVDHDFFSKLALVSPNGEQYDLLLRQLRERMDEGCGETIYVVGVGSDGGDYGLNEGDMEASVATVKSMCEQIEADLILLRERNEAGGQVRDYLIRRRVGEADFLEVRVAVVGNVDAGKSTLLGVLTHGELDNGRGFARQKLFRHKHEIESGRTSSVGNDILGFDQDGQVVNKPDSHGGSLDWTKICEKSSKVITFIDLAGHEKYLKTTVFGMTGHLPDFCMLMIGSNAGIVGMTKEHLGLALALNVPVFVVVTKIDMCPANILQETLKLLQKILKSPGCRKIPVLVQNKDDVIVTASNFSSERICPIFQISNVTGENMDLLKMFLNLLSSRSSFKDHEPAEFQIDDTYSVPGVGTVVSGTTLRGLIRLNDTLLLGPDPLGAFLSITVKSIHRKRMPVKEVRGGQTASFALKKIKRSSIRKGMVMVSPRLNPQAYWEFEAEILVLHHPTTISPRYQAMVHCGSIRQTATILSMTSDCLRTGDKATVHFRFIKTPEYLHIDQRLVFREGRTKAVGTITKLLLSTNNQPSNSKPPQIKMQSTKKATTVRKEDGVPPTNEEIATTESPTTQHNSTALPQQTEMEEDPQNKENKPKSGGRRRGGQRHKGKPQTNTTVTLAGAVGGC; encoded by the exons ATGGCATCGTTAACATCATCGGAGCCGGGTTTTAATCCAGGGAACATGGGATTACCAGAACCTTTAGTGCCCGCTAGCATGTTTGCTCCAGCCCGCGGTTGCAGCGACGATGACGGGACAGACTGCTTCGAGGACCTGGAGATGTTCAACGGCGAGACCGTGGATCACGACTTCTTCAGTAAG TTAGCCTTGGTCAGTCCTAACGGGGAGCAGTATGACTTGTTACTACGGCAACTGCGTGAGAGGATGGACGAGGGCTGCGGGGAGACCATCTATGTTGTTGGAGTGGGTTCAG ATGGAGGAGATTATGGCTTAAATGAGGGCGATATGGAGGCCTCGGTTGCCACAGTGAAGTCCATGTGTGAGCAGATAGAGGCAGATCTCATCCTTTTGAGGGAGCGCAATGAGGCCGGAGGACAAGTCAGAGATTATCTCATTCGCCGGCGAGTAGGAGAGGCAGACTTCCTGGAAGTTAG GGTGGCTGTTGTAGGGAATGTGGACGCAGGTAAAAGTACATTACTGGGTGTGCTGACCCACGGAGAGCTGGATAATGGCAGAGGCTTCGCACGACAGAAGCTCTTCAGGCATAAGCATGAAATCGAGAGCGGCCGGACCAGCAGCGTGGGCAATGACATTCTGGGTTTCGACCAGGACGGTCAGGTGGTCAACAAACCCGACAGTCATGGAGGCAGCCTGGACTGGACTAAGATCTGCGAGAAGTCTTCTAAGGTCATCACTTTTATTGACCTCGCTGGCCACGAGAAGTACCTTAAGACGACTGTGTTTGGAATGACTGGGCATCTGCCTGACTTCTGCATGCTGATG ATTGGAAGTAATGCAGGTATTGTTGGTATGACCAAAGAGCACCTTGGCTTGGCATTAGCCCTCAATGTTCCTGTTTTTGTGGTGGTTACTAAGATCGACATGTGTCCAGCTAATATTCTTCAAG AGACCTTGAAGCTCCTACAGAAGATATTAAAGTCACCGGGCTGCAGAAAGATCCCTGTGCTAGTGCAGAACAAAGATGATGTCATTGTCACGGCGTCTAACTTCAGTTCAGAGAG AATATGTCCCATCTTCCAGATCTCAAATGTCACGGGAGAGAACATGGACCTTCTCAAGATGTTCCTGAATTTGCTCTCCTCCAGAAGCTCATTCAAAGACCATGAGCCTGCTGAGTTTCAGATAGATGACACTTATTCAGTACCA GGTGTAGGCACGGTAGTGTCTGGGACTACGTTACGTGGGCTGATTCGGTTGAATGACACCTTGCTTCTGGGACCTGACCCCTTGGGCGCTTTCCTTTCCATTACTGTCAAATCCATTCACCGCAAGAGGATGCCTGTGAAAGAGGTCCGCGGTGGACAGACAGCTTCCTTCGCCCTGAAGAAG ATTAAGCGCTCATCAATAAGGAAGGGCATGGTCATGGTGTCACCAAGATTAAACCCACAGGCATATTGGGAGTTTGAAGCGGAGATACTAGTTTTACATCACCCGACAACAATCTCCCCTAGATATCAAGCCATGG TGCATTGCGGCAGCATCAGGCAGACAGCCACTATCCTATCTATGACCAGCGATTGCTTACGCACAGGAGACAAAGCTACTGTTCACTTCCGCTTCATTAAAACTCCAGAGTACCTGCACATAGACCAGAGACTGGTCTTCAGAGAGGGGAGGACAAAGGCTGTGGGCACCATCACCAAG TTGCTACTGTCAACGAATAATCAGCCGTCAAACTCCAAACCTCCACAAATCAAGATGCAGTCAACAAAGAAAGCAACAACAGTTAGGAAAGAGGATGGAGTGCCGCCAACCAATGAGGAGATCGCAACCACAGAATCGCCGACTACTCAACACAACAGCACAGCTTTACCACAACAG ACAGAGATGGAGGAAGACCCTCAAAACAAAGAGAACAAG CCAAAGTCTGGAGGAAGAAGACGAGGAGGTCAGAGGCATAAAGGAAAACCACAAACTAACACCACAGTGACCCTCGCTGGTGCCGTCGGGGGCTGCTAA
- the gtpbp1 gene encoding GTP-binding protein 1 isoform X3 codes for MTCYYGNCVRGWTRAAGRPSMLLEWVQVRPYGGDYGLNEGDMEASVATVKSMCEQIEADLILLRERNEAGGQVRDYLIRRRVGEADFLEVRVAVVGNVDAGKSTLLGVLTHGELDNGRGFARQKLFRHKHEIESGRTSSVGNDILGFDQDGQVVNKPDSHGGSLDWTKICEKSSKVITFIDLAGHEKYLKTTVFGMTGHLPDFCMLMIGSNAGIVGMTKEHLGLALALNVPVFVVVTKIDMCPANILQETLKLLQKILKSPGCRKIPVLVQNKDDVIVTASNFSSERICPIFQISNVTGENMDLLKMFLNLLSSRSSFKDHEPAEFQIDDTYSVPGVGTVVSGTTLRGLIRLNDTLLLGPDPLGAFLSITVKSIHRKRMPVKEVRGGQTASFALKKIKRSSIRKGMVMVSPRLNPQAYWEFEAEILVLHHPTTISPRYQAMVHCGSIRQTATILSMTSDCLRTGDKATVHFRFIKTPEYLHIDQRLVFREGRTKAVGTITKLLLSTNNQPSNSKPPQIKMQSTKKATTVRKEDGVPPTNEEIATTESPTTQHNSTALPQQTEMEEDPQNKENKPKSGGRRRGGQRHKGKPQTNTTVTLAGAVGGC; via the exons ATGACTTGTTACTACGGCAACTGCGTGAGAGGATGGACGAGGGCTGCGGGGAGACCATCTATGTTGTTGGAGTGGGTTCAGGTAAGACCAT ATGGAGGAGATTATGGCTTAAATGAGGGCGATATGGAGGCCTCGGTTGCCACAGTGAAGTCCATGTGTGAGCAGATAGAGGCAGATCTCATCCTTTTGAGGGAGCGCAATGAGGCCGGAGGACAAGTCAGAGATTATCTCATTCGCCGGCGAGTAGGAGAGGCAGACTTCCTGGAAGTTAG GGTGGCTGTTGTAGGGAATGTGGACGCAGGTAAAAGTACATTACTGGGTGTGCTGACCCACGGAGAGCTGGATAATGGCAGAGGCTTCGCACGACAGAAGCTCTTCAGGCATAAGCATGAAATCGAGAGCGGCCGGACCAGCAGCGTGGGCAATGACATTCTGGGTTTCGACCAGGACGGTCAGGTGGTCAACAAACCCGACAGTCATGGAGGCAGCCTGGACTGGACTAAGATCTGCGAGAAGTCTTCTAAGGTCATCACTTTTATTGACCTCGCTGGCCACGAGAAGTACCTTAAGACGACTGTGTTTGGAATGACTGGGCATCTGCCTGACTTCTGCATGCTGATG ATTGGAAGTAATGCAGGTATTGTTGGTATGACCAAAGAGCACCTTGGCTTGGCATTAGCCCTCAATGTTCCTGTTTTTGTGGTGGTTACTAAGATCGACATGTGTCCAGCTAATATTCTTCAAG AGACCTTGAAGCTCCTACAGAAGATATTAAAGTCACCGGGCTGCAGAAAGATCCCTGTGCTAGTGCAGAACAAAGATGATGTCATTGTCACGGCGTCTAACTTCAGTTCAGAGAG AATATGTCCCATCTTCCAGATCTCAAATGTCACGGGAGAGAACATGGACCTTCTCAAGATGTTCCTGAATTTGCTCTCCTCCAGAAGCTCATTCAAAGACCATGAGCCTGCTGAGTTTCAGATAGATGACACTTATTCAGTACCA GGTGTAGGCACGGTAGTGTCTGGGACTACGTTACGTGGGCTGATTCGGTTGAATGACACCTTGCTTCTGGGACCTGACCCCTTGGGCGCTTTCCTTTCCATTACTGTCAAATCCATTCACCGCAAGAGGATGCCTGTGAAAGAGGTCCGCGGTGGACAGACAGCTTCCTTCGCCCTGAAGAAG ATTAAGCGCTCATCAATAAGGAAGGGCATGGTCATGGTGTCACCAAGATTAAACCCACAGGCATATTGGGAGTTTGAAGCGGAGATACTAGTTTTACATCACCCGACAACAATCTCCCCTAGATATCAAGCCATGG TGCATTGCGGCAGCATCAGGCAGACAGCCACTATCCTATCTATGACCAGCGATTGCTTACGCACAGGAGACAAAGCTACTGTTCACTTCCGCTTCATTAAAACTCCAGAGTACCTGCACATAGACCAGAGACTGGTCTTCAGAGAGGGGAGGACAAAGGCTGTGGGCACCATCACCAAG TTGCTACTGTCAACGAATAATCAGCCGTCAAACTCCAAACCTCCACAAATCAAGATGCAGTCAACAAAGAAAGCAACAACAGTTAGGAAAGAGGATGGAGTGCCGCCAACCAATGAGGAGATCGCAACCACAGAATCGCCGACTACTCAACACAACAGCACAGCTTTACCACAACAG ACAGAGATGGAGGAAGACCCTCAAAACAAAGAGAACAAG CCAAAGTCTGGAGGAAGAAGACGAGGAGGTCAGAGGCATAAAGGAAAACCACAAACTAACACCACAGTGACCCTCGCTGGTGCCGTCGGGGGCTGCTAA